One window from the genome of Pseudoliparis swirei isolate HS2019 ecotype Mariana Trench chromosome 24, NWPU_hadal_v1, whole genome shotgun sequence encodes:
- the nt5c2b gene encoding cytosolic purine 5'-nucleotidase isoform X1, translated as MTTSWSDRLQNYADLPANLDGVSMKKYRREPYHRVFVNRSLAMENIKCFGFDMDYTLAVYKSPEYESLGFELTVERLVSIGYPQELLSFVYDPSFPTRGLVFDTMYGNLLKVDAYGNILVCVHGFNFLRGPEIRERYPNKFIQRDDTERFYILNTLFNLPETYLFACLVDFFSNCDRYISRESGFKNGDLFMSYKSMFQDVRDAVDWVHFKGTLKEKTVDNLEKYVVRDGKLPLLLSRMNEVAKVFLATNSDYKYTNKIMTYLFDFPHGAKPGIPHRHWQSYFDLILVDARKPLFFGEGTVLRQVDMITGRLKIGIYTGPLQHGIVYSGGSSDIVCDLLAAKGKDIVYIGDHIFGDILKSKKRQGWRTFLVIPELAQELHVWTDKSPLFEELQGLDIFLAELYKHLDSSSNERPDISTIQRRVKKVTHDMDMCYGMMGSLFRSGSRQTLFASQVMRYADLYAASFINLLYYPFSYLFRAPHVLMPHESTVEHAHMDIDAESPLATRNCAHCSDCKDLDCKRNQLTRSFSEIKPPNLFPQTPQEITHCHDEDDDEEEEEE; from the exons AGTGTTTGTGAACAGAAGCTTGGCAATGGAGAACATTAAATGCTTTGGCTTTGACATGGATTACACTTTAGCAG TGTACAAGTCACCAGAGTACGAGTCGCTGGGCTTCGAGCTGACGGTGGAGCGCCTGGTTTCCATCGGTTACCCCCAGGAGCTGCTCAGCTTCGTCTACGACCCGTCGTTCCCCACCAG gggccttgtgtttgacaccatGTACGGAAACCTGTTGAAGGTCGACGCCTACGGTAATATCCTGGTCTGTGTCCATGGGTTCAACTTCCTCCGAGG CCCGGAGATCCGCGAACGGTACCCGAACAAGTTCATCCAGAGAGATGACACGGAACGCTTTTATATCCTTAACACGCTCTTCAACCTGCCAG AGACCTACCTCTTTGCTTGCCTCGTGGATTTCTTCTCCAACTGTGACCGATACATTAG CCGCGAGTCCGGCTTCAAAAACGGAGACCTCTTCATGTCCTATAAGAGCATGTTCCAGGACGTCCGCGACGCCGTCGACTGGGTCCACTTCAAG GGCACGCTGAAGGAGAAGACGGTCGATAACTTGGAGAAATATGTAGTGAGAGAT GGGAAGCTGCCTCTTCTTCTCAGCAGAATGAATGAAGTAGCCAAGGTTTTCTTAGCGACCAACAGCGACTACAAATACACCAAC AAAATTATGACCTACCTGTTTGACTTCCCCCATGGCGCCAAG CCCGGCATCCCCCACCGGCACTGGCAGTCCTACTTTGATCTGATCCTCGTGGACGCCAGGAAGCCGCTGTTCTTCGGCGAGGGCACGGTGCTCCGACAAGTCGACATG ATAACGGGGCGTTTAAAGATAGGAATCTACACGGGACCTCTGCAGCATGGTATCGTCTACTCTGGTG GTTCCTCCGACATTGTGTGCGACCTGCTGGCGGCCAAAGGGAAGGACATCGTCTACATCGGGGACCACATCTTCGGAGACATCCTCAAGTCCAAGAAGCGCCAGGGCTGGAGGACGTTCCTGGTGATACCCGAGCTGGCCCAGGAGCTGCACGTGTGGACCGACAAGAGCC CGTTGTTCGAGGAACTGCAGGGTCTGGACATTTTCTTGGCTGAACTCTACAA ACACCTGGACAGCAGCAGCAATGAAAGGCCCGACATCAGCACTATTCAAAGGAGAGTCAAG aAGGTGACCCATGACATGGACATGTGCTACGGCATGATGGGAAGCCTTTTCCGCAGCGGCTCCAGACAGACTCTGTTTGCCTCTCAAGTGATGCGCTACGCCGACTTGTACGCGGCGTCCTTCATCAACCTGCTGTACTACCCCTTCAGCTACCTCTTCAGAGCCCCACACGTGCTG ATGCCTCACGAGTCGACGGTGGAACACGCCCACATGGACATCGACGCCGAGTCGCCGCTGGCGACGCGCAACTGCGCCCACTGCAGCGACTGCAAGGACCTGGACTGCAAACGCAACCAGCTGACTCGCTCCTTCAGCGAGATCAAGCCCCCCAACCTGTTCCCCCAGACGCCCCAGGAGATCACTCACTGCCACGACGAAgacgacgatgaggaggaggaggaggagtaa
- the LOC130189681 gene encoding general transcription factor II-I repeat domain-containing protein 2-like, translating to MSFSKPAVKRKVGDEHRQFQEKWETEYFFVEHRGIPTCLICTDKVAVHKEYNIRRHYSTKHAEEYAKYLGDEREDRVARLKTCLLRQQDFFKKASKESDAAVKASYVVSEMIAKAGKPFKDGEFIKQCMLQAASIVCPEKKGQFSNISISANTVAERISDMSGNIYDQLREKAKHFHSFSLVLDESTDVTDIAQLAIYVRGVDDNFEVTKELLTMIPMHGQTTGQEIFRQLCDSIVDAGLLWKRFAGITTDGAPSMTGRKNGLVALVKKKLEEEGVEEAITLHCIIHQQALCSKCLKFDNV from the coding sequence ATGTCTTTTTCTAAACCTGCTGTGAAGAGAAAAGTTGGCGATGAGCACAGACAATTTCAGGAGAAGTGGGAGAcggaatatttttttgttgagcACAGGGGCATCCCAACGTGTCTAATATGCACGGATAAAGTTGCGGTGCACAAGGAGTATAATATCAGACGGCATTACTCAACTAAACATGCTGAGGAGTATGCAAAATACCTGGGAGATGAGCGAGAGGACCGGGTCGCCAGACTTAAAACATGTCTACTGAGGCAACaagattttttcaagaaagcaaGCAAAGAGAGTGATGCGGCTGTCAAAGCTAGTTACGTGGTGAGTGAGATGATCGCTAAGGCAGGAAAGCCATTCAAAGACGGCGAGTTCATCAAACAGTGCATGTTACAGGCTGCAAGTATAGTCTGCCCGGAAAAAAAGGGACAGTTTAGTAATATTAGCATttcagccaacacagtggcaGAGCGCATTTctgacatgtcaggaaacatttaCGATCAACTGCGTGAGAAAGCTAAACATTTCCATTCATTCTCACTCGTTCTTGATGAGAGCACAGACGTCACTGACATTGCGCAGCTCGCAATATATGTCCGTGGTGTTGATGATAATTTTGAAGTGACGAAGGAGTTGCTCACAATGATTCCAATGCATGGCCAGACCACCGGTCAGGAAATATTCCGCCAGCTGTGTGATTCCATTGTGGATGCCGGCTTACTATGGAAGCGTTTTGCTGGAATAACAACTGACGGAGCGCCATCAATGACAGGGAGGAAAAATGGACTGGTGgcacttgttaaaaaaaaactggaagaggagggtgtggaaGAGGCCATTACTCTGCACTGCATTATCCACCAGCAGGCCCTTTGCAGCAAATGCCTGAAGTTTGACAATGTTTGA
- the nt5c2b gene encoding cytosolic purine 5'-nucleotidase isoform X2, with amino-acid sequence MYGNLLKVDAYGNILVCVHGFNFLRGPEIRERYPNKFIQRDDTERFYILNTLFNLPETYLFACLVDFFSNCDRYISRESGFKNGDLFMSYKSMFQDVRDAVDWVHFKGTLKEKTVDNLEKYVVRDGKLPLLLSRMNEVAKVFLATNSDYKYTNKIMTYLFDFPHGAKPGIPHRHWQSYFDLILVDARKPLFFGEGTVLRQVDMITGRLKIGIYTGPLQHGIVYSGGSSDIVCDLLAAKGKDIVYIGDHIFGDILKSKKRQGWRTFLVIPELAQELHVWTDKSPLFEELQGLDIFLAELYKHLDSSSNERPDISTIQRRVKKVTHDMDMCYGMMGSLFRSGSRQTLFASQVMRYADLYAASFINLLYYPFSYLFRAPHVLMPHESTVEHAHMDIDAESPLATRNCAHCSDCKDLDCKRNQLTRSFSEIKPPNLFPQTPQEITHCHDEDDDEEEEEE; translated from the exons atGTACGGAAACCTGTTGAAGGTCGACGCCTACGGTAATATCCTGGTCTGTGTCCATGGGTTCAACTTCCTCCGAGG CCCGGAGATCCGCGAACGGTACCCGAACAAGTTCATCCAGAGAGATGACACGGAACGCTTTTATATCCTTAACACGCTCTTCAACCTGCCAG AGACCTACCTCTTTGCTTGCCTCGTGGATTTCTTCTCCAACTGTGACCGATACATTAG CCGCGAGTCCGGCTTCAAAAACGGAGACCTCTTCATGTCCTATAAGAGCATGTTCCAGGACGTCCGCGACGCCGTCGACTGGGTCCACTTCAAG GGCACGCTGAAGGAGAAGACGGTCGATAACTTGGAGAAATATGTAGTGAGAGAT GGGAAGCTGCCTCTTCTTCTCAGCAGAATGAATGAAGTAGCCAAGGTTTTCTTAGCGACCAACAGCGACTACAAATACACCAAC AAAATTATGACCTACCTGTTTGACTTCCCCCATGGCGCCAAG CCCGGCATCCCCCACCGGCACTGGCAGTCCTACTTTGATCTGATCCTCGTGGACGCCAGGAAGCCGCTGTTCTTCGGCGAGGGCACGGTGCTCCGACAAGTCGACATG ATAACGGGGCGTTTAAAGATAGGAATCTACACGGGACCTCTGCAGCATGGTATCGTCTACTCTGGTG GTTCCTCCGACATTGTGTGCGACCTGCTGGCGGCCAAAGGGAAGGACATCGTCTACATCGGGGACCACATCTTCGGAGACATCCTCAAGTCCAAGAAGCGCCAGGGCTGGAGGACGTTCCTGGTGATACCCGAGCTGGCCCAGGAGCTGCACGTGTGGACCGACAAGAGCC CGTTGTTCGAGGAACTGCAGGGTCTGGACATTTTCTTGGCTGAACTCTACAA ACACCTGGACAGCAGCAGCAATGAAAGGCCCGACATCAGCACTATTCAAAGGAGAGTCAAG aAGGTGACCCATGACATGGACATGTGCTACGGCATGATGGGAAGCCTTTTCCGCAGCGGCTCCAGACAGACTCTGTTTGCCTCTCAAGTGATGCGCTACGCCGACTTGTACGCGGCGTCCTTCATCAACCTGCTGTACTACCCCTTCAGCTACCTCTTCAGAGCCCCACACGTGCTG ATGCCTCACGAGTCGACGGTGGAACACGCCCACATGGACATCGACGCCGAGTCGCCGCTGGCGACGCGCAACTGCGCCCACTGCAGCGACTGCAAGGACCTGGACTGCAAACGCAACCAGCTGACTCGCTCCTTCAGCGAGATCAAGCCCCCCAACCTGTTCCCCCAGACGCCCCAGGAGATCACTCACTGCCACGACGAAgacgacgatgaggaggaggaggaggagtaa